The following proteins come from a genomic window of Motilibacter peucedani:
- a CDS encoding alpha-keto acid decarboxylase family protein: protein MDDTSDRSAGAATLPLAAYLARRLRQLGVDHVFGLPGDFSMGLLDGMLEGTGLEWVGTTNELNAAYAADGYARLRGFGALVTTYGVGELSALNGVAGAYAESVPLVQVTGAPPRGAARGGSLVHHSLVDGDLGHFARAYAEVTAAAEVLEEASAAEQVDRLLTSALRELRPVYLSVPSDLTALPVPAARLQQPLARPASDPHALALLGEALRSRLAGGAPVTLLAGHLVRRRGLGQVVRRLADAGVTVATLLGAKGLLDEDHRSSAGTYVGALTADKATRRAVEHAPLLVLAGAVLSDLSTGMFSAELDESSAVVLGLREARVGDLRVADVDLADSLELLADLVAPHEEADRPLDQAGLWATLQSWLPAGTPLLADAGTAYFGAAELALPRGTELVGQPIWASIGYTLPALLGAALADPTRRPVLVIGDGAAQLTVQELATVLQRGLRPVVVLIDNGGYTVERAIRSPQATYHDITDWDWGSLATALGGAHPPLVLPAGTRAELAAALGTAGATPGRAVLVHAVLPRHDVPALLSAIATGLSASHDAGADDVVGQPA, encoded by the coding sequence ATGGACGACACCTCCGACCGCTCGGCCGGCGCGGCCACCCTCCCGCTCGCGGCCTACCTCGCACGGCGGCTGCGCCAGCTCGGCGTCGACCACGTCTTCGGCCTGCCCGGCGACTTCAGCATGGGCCTGCTCGACGGGATGCTCGAGGGCACCGGCCTCGAGTGGGTCGGCACGACCAACGAGCTCAACGCCGCGTACGCCGCCGACGGCTACGCCCGCCTGCGCGGCTTCGGTGCCCTGGTGACGACCTACGGCGTGGGTGAGCTGTCGGCGCTCAACGGCGTCGCCGGCGCGTACGCCGAGAGCGTCCCGCTCGTGCAGGTGACCGGTGCGCCGCCGCGCGGCGCGGCGCGCGGCGGCTCGCTGGTGCACCACTCGCTCGTCGACGGCGACCTCGGGCACTTCGCCCGTGCGTACGCCGAGGTGACCGCCGCCGCGGAGGTGCTGGAGGAGGCGAGCGCGGCCGAGCAGGTCGACCGGCTGCTCACGAGCGCGCTGCGCGAGCTGCGCCCGGTCTACCTGAGCGTGCCGAGCGACCTGACCGCGCTCCCGGTGCCGGCGGCGCGGCTGCAGCAGCCGCTGGCGCGGCCCGCCAGCGACCCGCACGCGCTCGCCCTGCTCGGCGAGGCGCTGCGCTCCCGGCTGGCCGGCGGCGCGCCGGTCACCCTGCTCGCCGGACACCTGGTCCGCCGGCGCGGGCTGGGCCAGGTCGTCCGGCGGCTCGCCGACGCAGGCGTCACCGTGGCGACTCTGCTGGGTGCCAAGGGGCTGCTCGACGAGGACCACCGCTCGAGCGCCGGCACCTACGTCGGCGCCCTGACCGCGGACAAGGCGACCCGCCGCGCGGTCGAGCACGCGCCGCTGCTCGTGCTCGCCGGTGCGGTGCTCAGCGACCTCTCGACCGGGATGTTCAGCGCCGAGCTCGACGAGTCCAGCGCTGTGGTGCTCGGACTGCGCGAGGCGCGCGTCGGCGACCTGCGCGTCGCCGACGTCGACCTCGCCGACAGCCTCGAGCTGCTCGCCGACCTGGTGGCGCCGCACGAGGAGGCCGACCGCCCGCTCGACCAGGCGGGGCTCTGGGCGACGCTGCAGTCGTGGCTGCCGGCCGGCACCCCGCTGCTGGCCGACGCGGGCACCGCCTACTTCGGCGCCGCGGAGCTCGCCCTGCCCCGCGGCACCGAGCTGGTCGGGCAGCCGATCTGGGCCTCGATCGGCTACACGCTGCCGGCGCTGCTCGGCGCCGCTCTGGCCGACCCGACCCGGCGCCCGGTGCTGGTCATCGGCGACGGTGCGGCGCAGCTGACGGTGCAGGAGCTCGCCACGGTGCTGCAGCGCGGGCTGCGCCCGGTCGTCGTGCTGATCGACAACGGCGGCTACACCGTCGAGCGCGCGATCCGCAGCCCGCAGGCGACCTACCACGACATCACCGACTGGGACTGGGGCTCGCTCGCCACCGCGCTGGGGGGCGCGCACCCGCCGCTCGTGCTGCCCGCGGGCACCCGGGCCGAGCTGGCGGCCGCGCTGGGCACGGCCGGAGCGACCCCCGGGCGTGCGGTGCTCGTGCACGCGGTCCTGCCCCGACACGACGTGCCCGCCCTGCTCTCGGCCATCGCGACCGGGCTCTCGGCGTCGCACGACGCCGGCGCGGACGACGTCGTCGGACAGCCCGCCTAG
- a CDS encoding phytoene desaturase family protein, with product MARVVVVGAGMGGLAAAARLGALGHSVVVCEQSERAGGKVGTVSRDGFTFDTGPSLLTLPAAYRDLFLKTGGPLEDEVELQPVDPVFTYRFPDGTRLRMPNASRAAVRQAVGESLGEQAADDWEALIAHAARVWEATRGPFLEAPLTARDMVRLSRDLRALRTVAPWRSLRTVGTRRLHDPRLRMVLDRYATYTGSDPRRAPAALCVIPFMEQAFGAWHVRGGIRRLADAVCARAVQTGAELRLGTEVRRVLVEGGRAAGVELADGSRVDADVVVAGSDARELYGHLLAPDVAAAPLRRLRRAEPSLSGFVLLLALEGRTPGLTHHTVLFPADYDDEFDSVFGGRVPADPTVYVSAADDPALRPDDDSEAWFVLVNAPRHEPGTGTDWDAPGFADAYADSVLEILARRGLDVRDRLRWRVVRTPADLERETRSPGGAIYGTSSNGPRAAFLRPANRSPVPGLFLVGGSSHPGGGLPLVALSAAIVAEMVGKAERRPRAS from the coding sequence GTGGCCAGGGTCGTCGTGGTGGGTGCAGGGATGGGCGGCCTGGCCGCGGCGGCGCGGCTCGGGGCGCTCGGCCACTCGGTCGTCGTGTGCGAGCAGTCGGAGCGCGCGGGCGGCAAGGTCGGCACGGTCTCGCGCGACGGCTTCACCTTCGACACCGGGCCCTCGCTGCTGACGCTGCCGGCGGCCTACCGCGACCTGTTCCTCAAGACGGGCGGCCCGCTGGAGGACGAGGTCGAGCTGCAGCCCGTCGACCCGGTCTTCACCTACCGCTTCCCCGACGGCACCCGGCTGCGGATGCCGAACGCCTCGCGCGCCGCGGTGCGGCAGGCGGTCGGCGAGTCGCTCGGCGAGCAGGCGGCCGACGACTGGGAGGCCCTCATCGCCCACGCCGCGCGCGTGTGGGAGGCGACCCGCGGGCCCTTCCTGGAGGCGCCGCTGACCGCGCGCGACATGGTGCGCCTCTCGCGCGACCTGCGGGCGCTGCGCACCGTCGCGCCGTGGCGCTCGCTGCGCACCGTGGGCACCCGACGCCTGCACGACCCGCGCCTGCGCATGGTGCTCGACCGCTACGCCACCTACACCGGGTCCGACCCGCGGCGCGCGCCGGCGGCTCTGTGCGTGATCCCGTTCATGGAGCAGGCCTTCGGCGCCTGGCACGTACGCGGTGGCATCCGCCGCCTCGCCGACGCGGTCTGCGCGCGCGCCGTCCAGACCGGTGCCGAGCTGCGCCTCGGCACCGAGGTGCGCCGGGTCCTCGTCGAGGGCGGACGCGCCGCGGGGGTGGAGCTGGCCGACGGGAGCCGCGTCGACGCCGACGTCGTCGTCGCGGGATCGGACGCCCGCGAGCTCTACGGCCACCTGCTCGCGCCCGACGTCGCGGCCGCTCCGCTGCGCCGCCTGCGCCGGGCCGAGCCGTCGCTGTCGGGCTTCGTGCTGCTGCTGGCGCTGGAGGGCCGGACGCCCGGGCTCACCCACCACACGGTGCTGTTCCCCGCCGACTACGACGACGAGTTCGACTCCGTCTTCGGCGGCCGCGTCCCCGCCGACCCGACGGTCTACGTCAGCGCGGCCGACGACCCGGCGCTGCGCCCGGACGACGACAGCGAGGCGTGGTTCGTGCTGGTCAACGCGCCGCGCCACGAGCCGGGCACCGGCACCGACTGGGACGCGCCGGGCTTCGCCGACGCCTACGCCGACTCGGTGCTCGAGATCCTGGCCCGGCGCGGGCTCGACGTGCGCGACCGGTTGCGCTGGCGCGTGGTGCGCACGCCGGCCGACCTGGAGCGCGAGACCCGATCGCCCGGCGGCGCGATCTACGGCACGTCGTCGAACGGCCCGCGCGCCGCCTTCCTGCGCCCGGCCAACCGCTCCCCCGTGCCGGGACTCTTCCTGGTCGGCGGGTCGTCGCACCCCGGGGGCGGGCTCCCGCTCGTCGCCCTGTCGGCGGCGATCGTCGCCGAGATGGTCGGCAAGGCCGAGCGGCGCCCCCGGGCCTCCTAG
- a CDS encoding putative bifunctional diguanylate cyclase/phosphodiesterase → MPTSATSASSTGTDTPEPELLMLVLQQMVDVALLPLPPDQALVELVTRFRDTLGGDAATLYLVEGGELVAHASVGFRDSKPGLERIAMGAGILGGVAESRQARIIPDLLASRQRQPLAAQDAPLRSLLLAPLVLGGAVTGVVQVSAYEPNRFVVDDLQLMRLVADRVALAVDQFRSREREQRAAEALRESEQRIRAVFESAADGILTVLEDGTIETANPMAERMFGFGPGELVGFELGRLLPSDSDDTPAPVEAATEPEDPALLGRGHDVTARRRDGSTFPAEVSVTTVDVPGRRLSCAMVRDTTERTELARKLTYLSRHDTLTGLGNRALLDDRLSHALARVGRHRSRVGVLLCDLDHFKSVNDSLGHGAGDTLLVTIASRLRDAVRPEDTIVRLGGDEFVILCEDVPDADAVFRLAARIVEGVRQPVTISGTEVFPTVSVGVAVNRESGSDLSAEALIGDADLALYAAKDAGRGRAVLFDERMRERARGRMRLRAELHRALERHEIVVHYQPLVDLRTGAMVAAEALMRWQHPTMGLLAPDDFLPLAQDSDLIIELDEHVARQACTDIGVLGRALGRGLGAWVNYSARTLASPTLCKVTESARSDAGLAPEDLTVEVTENALLEDLATTGRALQELRRQHVRLAIDDFGAGHTALTYLTRLPVSAVKLDRSFTQAIDTSPVDRAVVRSVADLARALGLVTVAEGVETGSQLNLAAASGCHLGQGYLLSRPAEYGSLIDLAHRPAIDLREVALR, encoded by the coding sequence ATGCCCACGAGCGCAACGAGCGCCAGCAGCACGGGCACCGACACGCCGGAGCCCGAGCTGCTGATGCTGGTCCTCCAGCAGATGGTGGACGTGGCCCTGCTGCCGCTGCCGCCCGACCAGGCGCTGGTGGAGCTGGTGACCCGGTTCCGCGACACCCTCGGCGGCGACGCCGCGACGCTCTACCTGGTCGAGGGCGGCGAGCTGGTCGCCCACGCCAGCGTCGGCTTCCGCGACAGCAAGCCCGGTCTCGAGCGCATCGCGATGGGCGCCGGGATCCTGGGCGGCGTCGCCGAGAGCCGGCAGGCCCGGATCATCCCCGACCTGCTGGCCTCGCGGCAGCGCCAGCCGCTGGCCGCCCAGGACGCGCCGCTGCGCAGCCTGCTGCTGGCGCCGCTGGTGCTGGGTGGCGCGGTCACCGGGGTCGTGCAGGTCTCCGCCTACGAGCCGAACCGCTTCGTCGTCGACGACCTGCAGCTCATGCGCCTGGTCGCCGACCGGGTGGCGCTGGCCGTCGACCAGTTCCGCAGCCGTGAGCGCGAGCAGCGCGCCGCGGAGGCGCTGCGCGAGTCCGAGCAGCGCATCCGCGCGGTGTTCGAGTCGGCCGCCGACGGCATCCTCACCGTGCTCGAGGACGGCACGATCGAGACGGCCAACCCGATGGCCGAGCGGATGTTCGGCTTCGGGCCCGGCGAGCTGGTCGGCTTCGAGCTCGGCCGGCTGCTGCCCAGCGACTCGGACGACACCCCTGCCCCGGTCGAGGCCGCGACCGAGCCGGAGGACCCGGCGCTGCTCGGACGCGGCCACGACGTGACGGCCCGGCGCCGCGACGGCAGCACGTTCCCCGCCGAGGTCAGCGTCACCACCGTCGACGTGCCCGGCCGGCGGCTGAGCTGCGCGATGGTGCGCGACACGACCGAGCGCACCGAGCTCGCCCGCAAGCTGACCTACCTCTCGCGCCACGACACGCTCACGGGGCTCGGCAACCGCGCGCTGCTCGACGACCGGCTCAGCCACGCCCTCGCCCGCGTCGGGCGCCACCGCAGCCGCGTCGGCGTGCTGCTGTGCGACCTCGACCACTTCAAGTCGGTCAACGACAGCCTGGGCCACGGCGCGGGCGACACCCTGCTCGTCACCATCGCGAGCCGGCTGCGCGACGCCGTGCGCCCCGAGGACACGATCGTGCGCCTGGGCGGCGACGAGTTCGTCATCCTGTGCGAGGACGTGCCCGACGCCGACGCCGTCTTCCGGCTCGCCGCGCGCATCGTCGAGGGCGTGCGCCAGCCGGTGACCATCTCGGGCACCGAGGTGTTCCCCACCGTCAGCGTCGGCGTCGCGGTCAACCGCGAGTCCGGCAGCGACCTGAGCGCGGAGGCGCTGATCGGCGACGCCGACCTCGCGCTCTACGCCGCCAAGGACGCCGGCCGCGGGCGGGCGGTGCTCTTCGACGAGCGGATGCGCGAGCGGGCCCGCGGGCGGATGCGGCTGCGCGCCGAGCTGCACCGGGCGCTGGAGCGCCACGAGATCGTCGTGCACTACCAGCCGCTGGTCGACCTGCGCACCGGCGCGATGGTCGCGGCCGAGGCGCTGATGCGCTGGCAGCACCCCACGATGGGGCTCCTGGCGCCCGACGACTTCCTGCCGCTCGCGCAGGACTCCGACCTGATCATCGAGCTCGACGAGCACGTCGCCCGGCAGGCCTGCACCGACATCGGCGTGCTCGGGCGCGCCCTCGGCCGGGGGCTCGGCGCGTGGGTCAACTACTCCGCCCGCACGCTGGCCTCGCCCACCCTGTGCAAGGTGACCGAGTCGGCACGCTCCGACGCCGGTCTAGCGCCGGAGGACCTGACGGTCGAGGTCACCGAGAACGCGCTGCTCGAGGACCTCGCCACCACCGGCCGGGCGCTGCAGGAGCTGCGCCGCCAGCACGTACGCCTCGCGATCGACGACTTCGGCGCCGGCCACACGGCGCTGACCTACCTGACCCGGCTGCCGGTCTCGGCGGTCAAGCTCGACCGCAGCTTCACCCAGGCGATCGACACCAGCCCGGTCGACCGGGCGGTGGTGCGCTCGGTCGCCGACCTGGCGCGGGCGCTGGGCCTGGTGACGGTCGCCGAGGGCGTGGAGACGGGCTCGCAGCTCAACCTGGCCGCCGCGAGCGGCTGCCACCTGGGCCAGGGCTACCTGCTCTCGCGGCCGGCGGAGTACGGGTCGCTGATCGACCTGGCGCACCGCCCGGCGATCGACCTGCGGGAGGTCGCACTGCGCTGA
- a CDS encoding glycosyltransferase, with product MLASLGTAHTAYNLRRLPRPPAEPAPLAERVSVLLPLRDEEHRARPCLEALREVVRADPRVEVLVLDDGSSDGTAALAAEVLGPVGRVVSGRPLPAGWLGKPWACAQLAELADPASSALVFVDADVVLAPHAVRATVQLLRERGLALVSPYPRQLCASPAERLVQPLLQWSWATTLPLGLAERSTRPSLAAANGQLLCVDRAAYDRCGGHAGVRREVLEDLALLRAVKRSGGRGGVADGTTLATCRMYTGWGELREGYTKSLWAAFGSPAGTAAVTGALALAYVVPPAAALRGSRAGLAGYAAAVAGRVLVARRTGGRQLDALAHPASVAVFSWLAVRSWLGRRAGTLAWKGRPLG from the coding sequence ATGCTCGCGTCGCTCGGCACCGCGCACACCGCCTACAACCTGCGCCGCCTCCCGCGCCCGCCGGCGGAGCCCGCTCCGCTGGCCGAGCGGGTCTCGGTGCTGCTGCCGCTGCGCGACGAGGAGCACCGGGCCCGCCCCTGCCTCGAGGCGCTGCGCGAGGTCGTCCGCGCCGACCCACGGGTCGAGGTGCTCGTGCTCGACGACGGCTCCTCCGACGGCACCGCCGCGCTCGCCGCCGAGGTGCTCGGGCCCGTCGGCCGGGTCGTCAGCGGGCGCCCGCTGCCGGCCGGCTGGCTGGGCAAGCCGTGGGCGTGCGCCCAGCTGGCCGAGCTGGCCGACCCGGCCTCGAGCGCGCTGGTCTTCGTCGACGCCGACGTCGTGCTCGCCCCCCACGCGGTGCGCGCCACCGTGCAGCTGCTGCGCGAGCGCGGCCTCGCACTGGTCTCGCCCTATCCGCGGCAGCTGTGCGCGTCGCCGGCCGAGCGGCTGGTGCAGCCGCTGCTGCAGTGGTCGTGGGCGACCACGCTGCCGCTGGGGCTGGCCGAGCGGAGCACCCGGCCCTCGCTCGCGGCCGCCAACGGCCAGCTGCTCTGCGTCGACCGCGCGGCCTACGACCGGTGCGGCGGGCACGCAGGCGTACGCCGTGAGGTGCTCGAGGACCTCGCCCTGCTGCGCGCGGTCAAGCGCAGCGGCGGCCGCGGCGGCGTCGCCGACGGCACGACGCTCGCGACCTGCCGGATGTACACCGGCTGGGGCGAGCTGCGCGAGGGCTACACCAAGTCGCTGTGGGCGGCGTTCGGCTCTCCCGCCGGCACCGCGGCGGTGACAGGGGCGCTCGCCCTCGCGTACGTCGTGCCGCCGGCCGCTGCCCTGCGCGGCTCTCGCGCGGGGCTGGCCGGCTACGCCGCCGCGGTCGCGGGGAGGGTGCTCGTCGCGCGCCGCACGGGCGGCCGGCAGCTCGACGCGCTCGCGCACCCGGCGTCGGTGGCCGTCTTCAGCTGGCTGGCGGTGCGCTCGTGGCTCGGCCGGCGGGCCGGCACGCTGGCGTGGAAGGGCCGCCCGTTGGGGTGA
- a CDS encoding carotenoid biosynthesis protein has protein sequence MTVQRALPAATRLPWTLLPAAAVVLLQVAYPLTPEGTAQDRLTVATVCVFFAAVLADAAVQRGARWAATYAATTLAVGLGAEAVGVATGYPFGDYSYAGSLGPKLLDVPLVIPLAWAMFAYPALVVGRRVGTTRAGRVGAATLALASWDLFLDPQMVDAGHWTWVHPDPALPGVPGIPVTNVAGWLLVAAVLMALLDRLLPDARRTHGPVDELVPAVLFLWTWVGSTLAAAAFFGRPSVALVGGVVMGLVAVPFVRSLVRDAR, from the coding sequence GTGACCGTGCAGCGCGCGCTCCCCGCCGCGACCCGGCTGCCCTGGACGCTGCTCCCCGCGGCGGCCGTGGTGCTGCTCCAGGTCGCCTACCCGCTGACCCCCGAGGGCACCGCGCAGGACCGGCTGACCGTGGCGACGGTGTGCGTCTTCTTCGCCGCGGTGCTCGCCGACGCGGCGGTGCAGCGGGGGGCGCGCTGGGCCGCGACGTACGCAGCGACGACGCTCGCCGTCGGCCTCGGCGCCGAGGCGGTCGGCGTGGCCACCGGCTACCCGTTCGGCGACTACTCCTACGCCGGGTCGCTGGGGCCCAAGCTGCTCGACGTGCCCCTGGTCATCCCGCTGGCGTGGGCGATGTTCGCCTACCCGGCGCTGGTCGTGGGGCGCCGCGTCGGCACGACGAGGGCCGGCCGGGTGGGCGCCGCGACGCTCGCGCTGGCGAGCTGGGACCTGTTCCTCGACCCGCAGATGGTCGACGCCGGCCACTGGACCTGGGTGCACCCCGACCCCGCGCTGCCGGGCGTCCCGGGCATCCCGGTGACGAACGTCGCCGGCTGGCTGCTCGTCGCGGCGGTGCTGATGGCGCTGCTCGACCGGCTGCTGCCGGACGCCCGGCGGACCCACGGCCCCGTCGACGAGCTGGTGCCGGCCGTGCTCTTCCTCTGGACGTGGGTCGGCTCGACCCTGGCCGCTGCGGCGTTCTTCGGCCGCCCGAGCGTCGCGCTGGTCGGCGGGGTCGTCATGGGCCTGGTCGCGGTGCCGTTCGTGCGCAGCCTGGTGCGGGACGCCCGGTGA
- a CDS encoding monooxygenase has translation MESTPTTSPSPTSTTPLVTLHVWGVRPAAVGGALAAMALDRRRLHRVPGLRFAKLLGTGSGRTFGLRDADLTHWALLAAWDGPDAARAFERGSLHAGWARRSTEVLHLDLRPLASRGRWAGLEPFGDPEPVRGHQGPVAALTRARLRPRTLARFWRSVPPVSADLHRSPGLRLALGIGEAPVGLQGTFSVWDSAADLTAFAHRGAAHQQAVRRTAELQWYSEELFARFEVLDAGGTHAGTSP, from the coding sequence ATGGAGAGCACCCCCACGACCAGCCCGAGCCCGACCAGCACGACCCCCCTGGTCACGCTGCACGTGTGGGGCGTACGGCCGGCGGCGGTGGGCGGCGCGCTGGCGGCGATGGCGCTCGACCGGCGGCGGCTGCACCGCGTACCCGGCCTGCGCTTCGCCAAGCTGCTGGGCACCGGGTCGGGCCGCACGTTCGGGCTGCGCGACGCCGACCTCACGCACTGGGCGCTGCTCGCCGCCTGGGACGGCCCCGACGCGGCCCGGGCGTTCGAGCGCGGCAGCCTGCACGCCGGCTGGGCCCGGCGCAGCACCGAGGTCCTGCACCTCGACCTGCGCCCGCTGGCCAGCCGCGGGCGCTGGGCGGGGCTGGAGCCGTTCGGCGACCCCGAGCCCGTGCGAGGCCACCAGGGCCCTGTCGCGGCGCTGACGCGGGCGCGGCTGCGCCCCCGCACGCTGGCCCGCTTCTGGCGCTCGGTGCCCCCGGTCTCGGCCGACCTGCACCGCTCCCCCGGACTGCGCCTGGCGCTCGGCATCGGCGAGGCGCCCGTCGGGCTCCAGGGCACTTTCTCGGTCTGGGACTCCGCCGCCGACCTGACCGCCTTCGCCCACCGCGGCGCCGCGCACCAGCAGGCGGTGCGGCGGACGGCCGAGCTGCAGTGGTACTCCGAGGAGCTGTTCGCGCGCTTCGAGGTCCTCGACGCCGGCGGCACCCACGCCGGCACGAGCCCGTGA
- a CDS encoding DUF6504 family protein, with amino-acid sequence MRRYDDPVDVRAGDLHDPELQQPQQFLWRGRLYVVRDVLAHWVETGAWWRAPSAQVVHGLSDAEPVPSGVPSSGSSGVPAGGRAAAVLPRAVADDGERQVWRVEASAGRAQGTGVFDLSHDPAAGAWRLTRALD; translated from the coding sequence GTGCGACGCTACGACGACCCGGTGGACGTGCGGGCGGGTGACCTGCACGACCCCGAGCTGCAGCAGCCCCAGCAGTTCCTGTGGCGCGGGCGGCTCTACGTCGTCCGCGACGTGCTCGCCCACTGGGTGGAGACCGGTGCCTGGTGGCGCGCCCCGTCGGCGCAGGTCGTCCACGGCCTCTCCGACGCGGAGCCCGTGCCGTCCGGCGTGCCGTCCAGCGGGTCGTCCGGCGTGCCGGCAGGCGGGCGGGCCGCAGCGGTCCTGCCGCGCGCGGTCGCCGACGACGGCGAGCGGCAGGTGTGGCGGGTCGAGGCCAGCGCCGGGCGCGCGCAGGGCACCGGCGTCTTCGACCTGTCCCACGACCCCGCTGCCGGTGCGTGGCGGCTCACCCGGGCCCTGGACTGA
- a CDS encoding SAV_6107 family HEPN domain-containing protein, with the protein MTTTALRSAAPLPGGALDLLGSAHRDLDEAVRAPAPTDRYAAAHRSALRAAAAVLAVRARPDGRRRVRTAWDLLAGVAPELQEWAAFFAAGAAKRAAAEAGLRRSVSERDADDLVRDSRTFLQVVERSLGVE; encoded by the coding sequence ATGACCACCACTGCCCTGCGCTCCGCCGCCCCGCTGCCCGGCGGCGCCCTCGACCTGCTCGGCTCGGCGCACCGCGACCTCGACGAGGCCGTGCGCGCGCCGGCACCCACCGACCGCTACGCCGCCGCCCACCGCTCGGCGCTGCGGGCGGCCGCCGCGGTGCTCGCCGTCCGCGCCCGCCCCGACGGCCGCCGCCGCGTGCGCACCGCCTGGGACCTGCTGGCCGGCGTGGCGCCCGAGCTGCAGGAGTGGGCCGCCTTCTTCGCCGCGGGTGCGGCCAAGCGGGCCGCGGCCGAGGCCGGGCTGCGGCGCAGCGTCTCCGAGCGCGACGCCGACGACCTGGTCCGCGACTCCCGCACCTTCCTGCAGGTCGTCGAGCGCTCCCTGGGGGTCGAGTGA